The following DNA comes from Gemmatimonadota bacterium.
GCCACCTGGCGTATCTTACGTGCGGAGCCGCGTACCTGCCGCGCTGTTGCACGGGCTTCCATCTATCTGCTCTCCCCTGTTCCTCACGTCCGGTTACTTAAGCTGCGTGGATCGTTCCGTGACCCGTCCGCTGTGTCCCCGGTAGGTGCGCGTCGGCGCGAATTCACCGAGCTTGTGGCCCACCATGTTCTCCGAGATGTAGACCGGAATGAACTTGTTGCCGTTGTGTATGGCCAGCGTGTGGCCGACGAAGTCCGGCGTGATCGTGCACGCGCGGGACCAGGTGCGGACCACCCGCTTCTCGCCGGTCCGGTTCAGTTCGTCGATCTTCTTCTTGACGCTGTCGTCAATGTACGGCCCTTTCTTGACCGAACGGCCCATCATCGCCTCCCGCGATCTACCTTCGACTATTTACGCCGCTTGATGATCTGCGAATCCGATTTCTTGTTCTTCTTGCGCGTCCGCAGGCCCTTGGTCT
Coding sequences within:
- the rpsS gene encoding 30S ribosomal protein S19 yields the protein MGRSVKKGPYIDDSVKKKIDELNRTGEKRVVRTWSRACTITPDFVGHTLAIHNGNKFIPVYISENMVGHKLGEFAPTRTYRGHSGRVTERSTQLK